The DNA segment TGTAACCTTGTCGGTCATTATCTCGACAAGGGGTTCTCCTTCCTCGACAGGGTCACCCTCGTGCTTAAGCCAAGTGACTATAGTTCCCTCCGTCATGGTCAATCCGAGCTTGGGCATGAGCACCTTCGTTGCCACTGCCACGCACCCCCTCTGCAAATCCAATGGATTCCCAAGCGTGACGTGAACGCTGTTACCCGTCCACAACCCTTCTTACAGCCGAAACGATGTCGGCTTCACTCGGGATCACCCAGTCTTCGAGCGTCTTGGAATACGGTATCGGAGTGTCCGCCGCCGCCACCCTCAAAACTGGGGCATCCAGGTAATCGAAAGCCTCTTCCACGACACGGGCTACCACCTCTGCGCCGAATCCGCCGGTTTTGCATGCCTCATGGACGACTATACACCTTCCGGTCCTCTTCACCGACTCCACGATTGTTTCGGTGTCAAGCGGTCTCAGCGTTCTAACGTCCACGACTTCTGCGGCAATGCCGTCTTCCGCAAGCATCTCCGCGGCCGACAGGGCCTTTCTCACCATCAGAGACCAGGTTACAATGGTGACGTCCGACCCCTTTCGTTTGATGTCGGCCTTCCCGATGGGGACAAGGTATTCCTGGCCCTCGTCTGGGTACCTCTCCCTTGGTAGCGTAGAGGAGTTTGTGCTCGATGAAGATGATCGGGTTACTGTCCCTAATGGAACTCTTCAGAAGGCCCTTTGCATCATAAGGTGAGGACGGCATCACAACCAGGAGCCCGGGTATGTGGGCATACCATGCTTCGAGGCTCTGGGAATGCTGGGCTGCGTTTCCCCTGCCCGCACCTCCTTGAGTTCTGAGGACCAACGGAACGCACGTCTTCCCGCCTGTCATAAAGCGCAACTTTGCAGCCTGGTTCACGATTTGGTCCATGGCTATGGTGGAGAAGTCTATATACATGATTTCCGCGATCGGTCGCAGACCGGTTAGCGCTGCACCGATAGCCGCCCCCACAAAGCCCGCCTCCGAAATGGGAGTATTTCTCACACGCTCGGGCCCGAACTCTTCTATGAGGCCTTTGGTAACCGAGAACGCACCACCATGAATCCCGATATCCTCTCCGATGAGTATGACAGATTCGTCCCGCTTCATCTCCTCCCGGAGAGCTTCCCGCAGTGCCTGCGCATAGGTTATCTCTCGCATATTGCTAGGCCTCCATATGATGTTCAGTGCTGGTTTCAGAATAATCGACGGTTGCCGTTTCCGTCCTGCGTCGGCGGCTCCAGCGGACCGCCATGGAGGACTACCCCGAAAGTGCACAGTCCATGCCGCCTTGGTACCCGCAAATGCCCAGTATGGTCAACTGCTTTCGCAGATGCCAAACATGAGGCAGAGACCGCGTACAAACGTACAAAGTAGCACTAGGAGCTATGCGTAGATGTCGTTGAGCATGTCCTGTGGACTCGGGTCCGGGCTCTCGAGGGCGAAGCGTACGGCGTCTTCGACCTCGGCTCGCACTTCGTCCTCGATTGCCGCCAACTCCTCCGCGCTGGCAACCTCACTTTCGATTAGCTTGGCCCGAAATCTCGTGATCGGATCCCTGGCCGCCCATTCCTCGACCTCTTGTTTCGACCGGTAGAGGCAGGGATCGCCCCTGAAATGACCGTCCATGCGGTAGGTCACTGCTTCTATCAGAGTCGGTCCCCCGCCGCCCCTAGCGCGAGTGCATGCCTCACGTGCCGCCTCGTACACGGCAAGCACGTCATTACCATCGACACAGCAGCCCGGCACACCGTAACCCGCAGCCCGATCTACTACATGCTCTATCGCAAACGCATCGCGAAAGGGGGTAGACAATGCGTATAGATTGTTTTCGCAGACGAATATGGCCGGCACCTTCCACACCGCTGCGAGGTTTAGTGCTTCGTGGAAGATCCCTTGGTTAACAGCTCCGTCCCCGAAAAAGCACACCGACACCCGCCCGTTCTTCAGGTACTTAGCTGAGAATGCCGCCCCGACTGCAATTGCTATACCCCCGCCTACGATTCCGTTGGCACCCAGGATTCCGCTGCCAAAGTCGGCGATGTGCATCGAACCACCGCGACCTTTACAGTATCCCGTCGCCTTTCCCAAGAGCTCTGCCATCATCTCTCGCAGGCGTCCGCCCTTCGCAATGCAGTGTCCATGCCCACGGTGAGTGCTCACTACATAGTCTCCAGGCTCAAGAGCAGAACATACCCCAACAGCTACGGCCTCCTGGCCTATGTACAGGTGGATCGAACCTCGCACAGCGTCTCTCGTGAAGAGGTCTCCGGCCTTGTGCTCAAACTGCCGGATTGCCAACATGTGCCTATACATTCGCAGCATCTTCTCCCGCGATTCCAAAGCATTCCCTCCCTT comes from the Bacillota bacterium genome and includes:
- a CDS encoding thiamine pyrophosphate-dependent dehydrogenase E1 component subunit alpha — translated: MLRMYRHMLAIRQFEHKAGDLFTRDAVRGSIHLYIGQEAVAVGVCSALEPGDYVVSTHRGHGHCIAKGGRLREMMAELLGKATGYCKGRGGSMHIADFGSGILGANGIVGGGIAIAVGAAFSAKYLKNGRVSVCFFGDGAVNQGIFHEALNLAAVWKVPAIFVCENNLYALSTPFRDAFAIEHVVDRAAGYGVPGCCVDGNDVLAVYEAAREACTRARGGGGPTLIEAVTYRMDGHFRGDPCLYRSKQEVEEWAARDPITRFRAKLIESEVASAEELAAIEDEVRAEVEDAVRFALESPDPSPQDMLNDIYA